From the Sporohalobacter salinus genome, one window contains:
- the cas2 gene encoding CRISPR-associated endonuclease Cas2: MFVILTYDVGVDRVNKIRKLLKKYLTWTQNSVFEGEITKGKLDKCLSEVEKIVDKNHDSIYIYTIRSTKFISKNILGNEKSFDELFL, from the coding sequence ATGTTTGTTATACTAACTTATGATGTAGGAGTAGATAGAGTAAATAAAATTAGAAAGTTGTTGAAAAAGTATTTAACTTGGACGCAGAATTCAGTTTTCGAGGGAGAAATAACTAAAGGAAAGTTAGATAAATGCTTGAGTGAAGTTGAAAAAATAGTTGATAAAAATCATGATTCAATATATATTTATACTATAAGGTCCACTAAGTTTATTTCTAAAAATATATTAGGAAATGAGAAGAGTTTTGATGAGTTATTTCTATAG
- the cas1b gene encoding type I-B CRISPR-associated endonuclease Cas1b has product MNKDYYIFSHGRLKRKDNTVYFIDGGDNKRSLPIEQVDKLHLFGEIDLNSKLLNFLPRFGVMLNFYNYYGYYSGTYYPREKNVSGFMKVKQAEYYNNHESRLFLAKTFVDSATHHILRNLRRYEEVSKEVIEGIEKERNNIETTDEISKLMGVEGRIRKWYYKSFNEILKNGFKMNKREKRPPNDPVNSLISFGNSLMYTTVLGEIYKTQVDPTISFLHEPSTKRFSLSLDLAEIFKPLIIDSVVFKLINNRMIKKDHFDNEEGICFLNEKGKKKFISEYDKKLKTTIKHRKLKRKVSYQMFIRLECYKLIKHFIEDQTYKSLKAWW; this is encoded by the coding sequence GTGAATAAAGATTACTATATTTTTAGTCATGGAAGATTAAAGCGTAAGGATAATACTGTTTATTTTATAGATGGTGGAGATAATAAACGTTCTTTACCTATTGAACAGGTAGATAAGTTACATTTATTTGGAGAGATTGATTTAAATTCGAAATTGTTAAATTTTCTACCTAGATTTGGAGTTATGTTGAACTTTTATAATTATTATGGTTACTATTCTGGAACATACTATCCAAGAGAGAAGAATGTTTCAGGTTTTATGAAAGTCAAGCAAGCTGAATACTATAATAATCATGAAAGTAGATTATTTTTAGCTAAGACTTTTGTAGATAGTGCTACACACCATATTTTAAGGAATTTAAGACGATATGAAGAAGTTTCAAAAGAAGTGATAGAAGGGATTGAAAAAGAAAGAAATAATATTGAGACAACGGATGAAATTTCTAAATTAATGGGAGTAGAGGGCAGGATTAGAAAGTGGTACTATAAATCTTTTAACGAAATTCTTAAAAATGGATTTAAAATGAATAAAAGAGAAAAGAGACCACCTAATGACCCCGTTAACTCATTAATATCTTTTGGAAATAGCTTAATGTATACTACAGTGTTAGGAGAAATTTATAAAACGCAAGTTGACCCGACAATTAGTTTTTTGCATGAGCCATCTACTAAAAGATTTTCGTTGAGTTTGGATTTAGCAGAAATATTTAAACCGTTGATTATTGATTCTGTAGTATTTAAGTTGATAAATAATCGAATGATTAAAAAGGATCATTTTGATAATGAAGAGGGAATATGTTTTTTAAATGAAAAAGGAAAGAAAAAGTTCATATCTGAATATGATAAGAAGTTAAAAACAACTATAAAGCATCGGAAGTTAAAGAGAAAAGTATCGTATCAGATGTTTATTAGACTAGAATGTTATAAGTTAATAAAGCATTTTATTGAAGATCAGACTTATAAATCTCTAAAGGCTTGGTGGTAA
- the cas4 gene encoding CRISPR-associated protein Cas4, which produces MNSKLLKVQGIKVNYYCVCKRKLWLFSKGITMEQNSNRVLSGKVIHESSYPRMKKKEVLVDDLLKLDIVDGEYIREVKMSSKMSKADRMQLLYYLYYLKQKGIEKKGLVNYVKEKKIEEIELTAKDEKEIEKVLKEINKVVTAKTAPKVKKLFYCKKCAYYELCYIEEE; this is translated from the coding sequence GTGAATTCTAAATTACTAAAAGTGCAAGGGATCAAAGTTAATTATTATTGCGTATGTAAGAGAAAGTTATGGTTGTTTTCTAAAGGAATTACTATGGAACAAAATAGTAATAGAGTATTAAGTGGCAAAGTAATTCATGAAAGTTCTTATCCCAGAATGAAGAAAAAAGAAGTATTAGTGGATGACTTACTAAAGCTAGATATAGTAGATGGGGAATACATCAGAGAAGTTAAGATGAGCAGTAAGATGTCAAAAGCGGATAGAATGCAGTTGTTATACTATTTGTACTATTTAAAGCAGAAAGGGATTGAGAAAAAGGGATTAGTTAACTATGTTAAAGAGAAGAAGATAGAAGAGATAGAATTGACAGCAAAGGATGAAAAAGAAATCGAAAAGGTTTTGAAGGAAATCAATAAGGTAGTTACTGCTAAAACGGCTCCTAAAGTAAAAAAATTATTTTATTGTAAAAAGTGTGCTTATTATGAACTATGTTATATTGAGGAGGAGTAG
- the cas3 gene encoding CRISPR-associated helicase Cas3', producing the protein MIYAKSNPIESLKEHTNSLVNNYKELKKSYGEKLDEDNLLDLLEIAVKYHDAGKVYSQFQNMIIKNINKYQDENIKRIESEFEENVPHSYLSPAFLPYQNWNYNKKTLKVLFQTIAYHHERDTEPDSKIIAKIVEKELNKKINEVREELEVEINDRLVSLYTKLIQPKYRVRQDDEVYNLYVLLKGLLHKLDHSASAHEKVELDVDKNVGEYTEEYMKRFPNLREVQKFSRDNKDKNVIVVASTGMGKTESALLWIDEDKAFFTLPLRVSINALYDRVRKDESKEGIGYDYVGLLHSTSVDYLEESGYDDGEEVYDQSKLLSKKLIFSTIDQIFKFPFKYRGYEKSYATLAYSKVVIDEIQAYDPEIAAILLKGLEMIDKIGGKFMIMTATLPKIYINYLEEKGIITGEKAACGEFLSDTVRHKIEVKEEAIIEDEAEMIKKGKDKKVLVIVNTVARAIDVFYKLDQNNEVNINLLHSMFIKKDRGLLEKRIKEFADSERESGIWVTTQLVEASLDIDFDYLFTELSTLDSLFQRVGRCYRKREFDLDEPNVYIYTEEVKGVGTIYDQDVWKKSKKEIMNYNLQELNEKDKVKMVEKLYSRNNLEETDFLEKFDNALKYLDDIKPYERTKGEAQRILRDINNVNVIPRRIYDDIRDKIDKYKNYQIRDKKDRKKFKELRREINKYTVSIPYYKATDGRVSAISEKGERLSDIYVLNRKYDFDERNLVGRGVLIDEELGCIIG; encoded by the coding sequence TTGATATATGCTAAGTCAAATCCAATAGAGAGTTTGAAAGAACATACTAATAGTCTAGTGAACAATTATAAAGAATTGAAAAAAAGTTATGGAGAAAAATTAGATGAAGATAATTTATTAGATCTATTAGAAATTGCAGTTAAATATCATGATGCTGGTAAAGTATATAGTCAGTTTCAAAATATGATTATTAAAAATATTAATAAGTATCAAGATGAAAATATTAAGAGAATTGAATCAGAGTTTGAAGAAAATGTACCTCATAGTTATTTATCTCCTGCTTTTTTGCCTTATCAAAATTGGAATTATAACAAAAAAACATTAAAAGTATTATTTCAAACAATAGCATATCATCACGAAAGAGATACAGAACCAGATAGTAAAATAATTGCTAAGATAGTAGAGAAAGAATTAAATAAGAAAATAAATGAAGTTAGAGAGGAGTTAGAAGTAGAAATCAATGATAGATTAGTTTCTTTATATACTAAATTAATTCAACCAAAATATCGGGTTAGACAAGATGATGAAGTTTATAATCTATACGTTTTATTAAAGGGATTACTTCATAAGTTAGACCATTCTGCATCAGCTCATGAAAAGGTAGAATTAGATGTTGATAAAAATGTAGGAGAATATACTGAAGAATATATGAAAAGGTTTCCTAATTTAAGAGAAGTACAAAAGTTTAGTAGAGATAATAAAGATAAAAATGTAATTGTTGTGGCATCTACTGGAATGGGTAAAACAGAATCTGCTTTATTGTGGATTGATGAAGATAAAGCTTTTTTTACGTTACCCCTACGAGTTAGTATTAATGCCTTGTATGATAGAGTTAGAAAAGATGAGAGTAAAGAAGGAATCGGATATGATTATGTAGGATTGCTTCATTCAACAAGTGTAGATTATTTAGAAGAGTCGGGTTATGATGATGGAGAAGAAGTTTATGACCAGTCGAAATTACTGTCTAAGAAGTTAATATTTTCTACTATAGATCAGATATTTAAGTTTCCATTTAAGTATAGAGGATATGAGAAAAGTTATGCTACCTTAGCTTATTCTAAGGTGGTGATTGATGAAATTCAGGCTTATGATCCTGAGATAGCCGCTATATTATTAAAGGGCTTGGAGATGATTGATAAGATCGGTGGTAAGTTTATGATTATGACTGCTACTCTACCTAAAATATATATTAATTATTTAGAAGAAAAAGGTATTATAACTGGTGAGAAAGCAGCTTGTGGAGAATTCTTAAGTGATACTGTTAGACATAAGATTGAGGTGAAGGAAGAGGCTATTATAGAAGATGAAGCTGAGATGATTAAAAAAGGCAAAGACAAAAAAGTTTTAGTGATTGTGAACACTGTGGCTCGGGCAATAGATGTTTTTTATAAATTAGATCAAAATAATGAGGTCAATATTAATTTGTTACATTCAATGTTTATCAAGAAAGATAGAGGATTACTGGAGAAACGAATTAAGGAATTTGCAGATAGTGAAAGGGAAAGTGGTATTTGGGTTACTACTCAATTGGTAGAAGCTTCTTTGGATATTGATTTTGATTATTTGTTTACTGAATTATCAACTTTAGATAGTTTATTTCAGAGAGTGGGTAGATGCTATCGAAAAAGAGAATTTGATTTAGATGAGCCTAATGTTTATATCTATACTGAAGAAGTTAAAGGAGTAGGGACTATCTATGATCAAGATGTATGGAAGAAGAGTAAGAAAGAAATAATGAATTATAATTTACAGGAGTTAAATGAAAAAGATAAAGTGAAAATGGTAGAGAAATTGTACTCTAGAAATAATCTTGAGGAGACGGATTTTTTAGAGAAGTTTGATAATGCTCTTAAGTATTTGGATGATATTAAGCCATATGAAAGAACTAAAGGGGAAGCACAAAGGATCTTGAGGGATATCAATAATGTGAATGTTATTCCGCGTAGAATATATGATGACATTAGAGATAAAATTGATAAGTATAAAAATTATCAAATAAGAGATAAGAAGGATAGAAAGAAATTTAAAGAATTGCGAAGGGAAATAAATAAATATACTGTTAGTATTCCTTATTATAAGGCTACTGATGGTAGAGTAAGTGCAATCAGTGAGAAGGGAGAGCGATTGAGTGATATTTATGTTCTAAATAGAAAATATGATTTTGATGAGAGGAATTTGGTTGGTAGAGGAGTTTTAATTGATGAAGAATTAGGGTGTATAATTGGTTAA